From Thermostichus vulcanus str. 'Rupite':
CTGCGTTGGATGACCGAGCCTGCTTGGAACCCGCCCACAGGCGGCGAAACCGCTGTACAAATTGCTAACCGCGCCATGCCAGTGGTGGCCGAGATCGAGGAAAAATTTACCGATGGCAACGTGTTGATTGTTTCCCACAAAGCGACGATTCGGGTTATTCTATGTAGCCTACTGGGTATTGATCTGGGCCGCTATCGAGATCGGATTGAAGTTCTGGCTGCTTCTGTTAGTGTCATTAAGTTTGATCGCTACGGCCCTCTTCTGGAAGTGTTGGGAGAACGCAACTATTTACCTGAATCTTTGCGAGAGAGAGCGGGTACTTGACCTTTCTCATTCAGGATGAAAAATAGCTTAGAGTTCTAGAGTCAAGAAGTGTCAAGAAATTAAAACGTGCTTCTCCAAAACGGGATTCTTTTCTAAATAGGCAACCATGAGCAAGAAAATCGGATTGGCGCTGGGCAGCGGCGGAGCGAGGGGATGGGCACATATTGGGGTAATTCGGGCACTAGAACGGGCTGGGATCCCGATTGACTATATTGCCGGAGCCAGTATTGGTGCTTTTGTGGGGGCCATTTATGCGGCAGGGGAATTGGATGAACTAGAAGAATTTGTGCGGGATCTGAACTGGAAGATGATCTTATCCTTGTTTGATGTGGTATTCCCCACCTGTGGGCTTTTGGATGGCAACAAGATTTATGATCTGCTCACAGAACATCTGCAAGAACTGTGCATTGAAGAAGCCGGGATCCCATTTTGTTGTGTTGCAACCGATCTGATCACAGGGAAAGAAGTGCTCTTGCGCTCTGGGAAAATGGCAGACGCTGTGCGGGCCAGTATTTCTATTCCGGGAATCTTCACCCCCTTTCAACATGAAGGGTGCTACCTAGGGGATGGGGGAATTGTCAACCCGGTGCCGGTCCAGGTGGTACGAGAGATGGGAGCGGATATTGTAATTGCGGTGAACCTCAATCACGTGGATCCCGCTGATTTAGAGCCTCAGCTCGAAGAAACGGAGGTGGAAGAAACTTTTCAGCGCCGTCAACGGCTTAATGCCGCAGGGGAAGTGATTGAAGAAGAAACCAACTTCATCACCCGCATTCGCAAACGCTACCAATCCTTGCAAGAAGGGATCCAAGAAAAAATTAGCCAGTGGATTCCGGATGAACCTGCCGGCCCCAATATTTTTGATGTGATTGGTACAACCCTTAACGTCATGGAGCAGAGCATTACCCGCAGCATTTTAGCCCAGTATCCACCGGATTTGCTTTTACAACCCAAGCTCAGCCAATACGGTATTTTTGATTTCCATGAGGCGGATCCGATTATTCGGGAAGGCTACCGTCAGATGCGCAGAGCGATTCCAGAATTACGCCAAAAGTTGGAGGGTTAAGGAAGTCTATTCTGTATCGATGGGGATAAATTGCAACAGGGATCCCGTCGGAATCAAATGAGCTGGTATAGCATCTCCACCTGCAATCCGATGGGCCATCAATAAACAGCGATCATGGGCGGTCAGGCTAAACACAGCCTCAGAATTAGTCCCTGCTTTCAGTTGGGGATCCCCGACAAAAGTGAGTTGTGCCAACACGGCCAAAAGGTGATCCTGATGGGCCAAATCTGCTCCAAAGCGAGTCCGCTCTTGCAAGGTTACCAACGCAACTGGATGCCCTTCCTGGATCAGATAGGAGAGGATCCCGGCACAACGCTCTACAGCCCGTTCTAACTGGTTTCGATGAGCCTCGGGAGTTTCTCCTTGAGGTTGCCAGCGATTTTCGAAACAGAGGGTGATTGCCTGGGAACGCGGTCGTTCGAATTCCCGCGCGATCAGCTGATCCCGTTTGGCGGAGATCTTCCAATGGATAGAGCGAACATCCTCCTGAGGGCGATATTGCCGCAAGCTAAGGTAGTCCCCCTCTTGACCCGGTTGTGGGCGCAATTGGCTGCCACCGCTGAGAAAATCCAACACTCTCAACCCCTGAACAGGAGCTGGCTGAGGAAATACGATCACGGGCTGGGGATCCGCAATCTCAACAGTCTTGCGGAATAATTCAAACGGAAAGCTGCTGGCAATCTCAAAGCCCTGTAACTGCCACACCCCCCGCTGAGGAAAGATATGCCGATAAAAGGTATTCACACTGGCTTGGGCATCAGCCCGCAAGATGTAGCTAGAAGGCCAGTCTTCCCGCTTGAGACCCTCAATGCGTTCGCTCACTTGCAAAGAAAAACTGGGCAGGCGCCGTTTGCGATTGGTTAGCGTAAGGCCCACCAAGACAGGCTGACCGGCAAAAATTCGGCTAGGTAACTGCCGAGAAACGTCCAAATCTTTGAGGGTGGCATCGCAGATCATCCCGCTGATTAAGATTAAGCTAAGCAACATCCCCAGCAACAAATAAAGGGGATTATTGCCCGTATTGAAAGCAGCAATGCTAACTAACAGGGTGATCCCAATAAACCGCCGTCCAATTCGAGTGGAGCGGAAACGGCGAGGAAAGCGAAATTTAGGCTTGGATCTCGACTGGAGTGAGGAGGGAGTAAGGCTCAACCCCAACTGAGACAAGAACCGAAACACTTTGGTCAACACAGCAATTACCTAAGCGTTATATCTGTTATTTATTTACATCTGATGAATAATCACGCACGGATTTCTTCACTAATTATCTCAGCAATGGCCTTCGCCACCCGTTCTTGCTGCCGTAGAGTCAGTTCGGGAAAACAAGGCAGAGAGAGAACCTGAGCGGCACAGGTTTCGGCATGGGGCAAATCCCCAGGCTTGTACCCCAGTTTTTGGTATACCGGTTGTCGATGTAATGGGATGGGGTAGTAAATGCGGCTGCCAATTCCCCGATCTTTCAGGTGCTGTTGTAAAGAATCCCGACGATGGGGATCCGTCGGGTCAGCCCCGGCAACCCGCACCGTATATTGATGCCAGACGGAGCTTCCTCCCGCTGCTACCCTGGGCAGGATCAAGCTAGGGATCCCTTGCAACAGGCGATGGTAAACCTCCGCGATCCCCTGTCGGCGCCAGTTCCATTCCCGCAAATGGGGCAACTTAACTGACAAAATCACCGCTTGCAGCGCATCGAGGCGGCTGTTGATGCCGATCTGATCATGTTGGTATTGACGGGCTTGGCCGTGTTCCTTAAGGATGCGTATTTGGCGCGCCAAGTCCGGACTGCGGGTGACCACTGCCCCTCCATCCCCGGCAGCCCCCAGATTTTTGGTGGGGAAAAAGCTGAAACAGCCCACATCCCCCCAAGTGCCCACAGGCTTGCCTCCCCAGCAGGCTCCAACCGCCTGGGCACAATCTTCGATCACCGCCAATCCATGTCGTCGGGCAATCGTCAGAATCTCGGTCATATTGGCCGCTTGACCAAACAGATGCACCGGGATAACCGCCTTGGTGTGGGGGGAAATTTGGGCTTCCAGGAGAGCCGGATCGAGATTAAACGTATAGGGATCCACATCCACAAAAACGGGGCGTGCCCCGACCAGATCGATGGCTTCCGCAGAGGCAAAAAAACTAAAAGCGCTGGTGATCACCTCATCCCCGGGTTGGATCCCAAGGGCTCGCAAGGCTAGCACCAAAGCATCCGTTCCCGAATTGCAGCCGATGGTCTCCAGCTCCCCGCCCCCCAAAAAGTGGGAAAACAGCTCCTCAAAGTGCCGCACAGCCGCCCCACCGATGTATTGCCCAGAGGCCAGCAGCGCTTCCACCTGGGGCTGAATCTCAACAGCTAAGAAGCGGTATTGCAGGGTTAAATCCAGCAGCGGGATGGGTTCATCCGTCATGGCTCTCCCTCTCGGGGAGGTTGCTGCCCCATACAATCAAGGATGCGATCCTGCCTATACTCTGTACCGGCACTGGCCATGCGGGGTTTGACTTCAGATTGTTCTTTCGTAGCTTATCTTCTGGGTGGATCAATTGGATCCCATCCCGATCCGAATCTGAGATAGAGTTAACGCGGTATATCCCTGGTTAGGGATCCCACCGGCTGGATGTGGCCATCTATTTAGGATGATCTATGCAGGTTGCTTCTCTACAAGTTCGCGGCAGTTTGGCACAACGGATCCTTGCCCTTGTCCCTGGAGGGATTGGCGACCAGATTCTCTTTTTCCCCACCCTAGCAAGCTTGCGGCAACGCTACCCAGAAGCCGAGATTGAGGTGATGGTGGAGCCACGGGCTGTTTCTGCCTATGAGGTGTGTCCCTCCGTGAATAAGGTGCTCACGTTCCCCTTCAAGGAACAGCTCTCCCTAGGGGATCTCAGCGATTTGCTCGGGCGAATTCGGGAACGTCAGTACGATGCGGTGCTCAGCTTGGGAAAGGGCATCGGCGCAAAACTTCTGCTCTGGTTGACCGGGATCCCCAAGCGGGTTGGCTATGCCCCTCCCGGACGGCCTTGGCTCACCGACCCGGTGCCGCTCAAACCGGCCCAGTACGCAGCGGACATGTACCACGATTTGTTGCAGGGGTTCGGCATTTTCTCCAAGGCTGGGATCCCGCAAATTCGTCTGAAAAAGACCCACTTGGAATGGGCAGAACAAGAACGGAAACGCCTCTTGGGGGATCCAGCCAAGGATTACGTGCTGCTGCACCCCGGAGCCAGCCAACTGTCCTTACAAAAAGGGATCCTGAAGGTGTACCCCCCTGCCAACTGGGTAAAGGTGATCAAGGGGTTCCGGGAAAAACGACCCGAATTGCCCTTGGTGCTGGTGTTGGGGCCGGAGGATGAAAAGCTGGCGGAGGGTTTCTTATCGCAACTGCCGGATTTGTCGGTCAGTCGACCTGCTCAATTGGGACAACTGGCGGCCTTGATCGCCGGAGCAACGTTGCTGTTGTGTACCGATAGTGCCCCGATGCACTTGGCGGTAGCGACTCAAACCCCCTTGGTGGCTTTGTTTGGCCCTACCGATCCGACGCGCCTATTGCCCTCAGAAGGGCCGTTTCGGGCAGTCACTGCCCCTGATGGGGTGATCGATTCGATCCCTGCCGAGCAGATTCTGCAGGTGATCTTCCCTGCGTAGATCTGTACATAGGGGGCGCAGAGAACGTTATTGCCAATCTCGACCCAGGCACAATCGAGAATGACACAGCCAAAATTCATGTAAAGCTCCCCTGCCAACATTTTTTCCCGTTCGCTTCTGGGATCCCCGTGTATAGGACTCTGTTCTGCTGGCTCGATAGGTTTCATTTTGGCCTCTGCTGCTCATTATCCCGGCTCTCCCTGACCTGCTGCCTGGCTCTTGAGGGTGCTTCATCTCATGGCAGAGTAGTTTTTGATAGGCTCCTGAAAGTTTCCTTTCCTCCCCTTCATGCAATATCGCTGGGATCTGCTGCCCACTCCCCCTCAGTTCAACCTGGAGTTGAGCCGCGAATATGGAAAATATGCCGCCAAGTTGCTGGCTCTGCGGGGGTTGCATACCCGAGAAGACGTTCAGGCTTTCTTATACCCTGAGCACTATACCCCCACACCGGCGGGATCCCTGCCAGATCTGGAACGGGCGGTGCAGCGGCTTTTACGGGCGCTGGAGTTGGGGGAAAAGATCTGGATTTGGGGAGATTTTGATTGTGATGGTGTAACCAGCACTACCCTTTTGCTCTCGGCCCTACAACCGCTGGGGTTTCAGGTGCAGTTCACCCTACCGCTACGCAGTGGAGAAGGCCACGGACTGAACCGGCCACGGCTGGAACAGGTCTTGGCCCAAGGCTGCCAGGTGCTGCTGACGGTGGACTGTGGGGTGGGCAATGGAGCGGAGATTGAGCTGGCCCAATCCCAGGGAGTCGATGTGATCGTGACGGATCACCATACGTTACCGGATCCCTTGCCAGCAGCCCATGCTGTGGTGAACCCGCTGCGTTTGCCTGTCGAACACCCGTTGCGCTTTTTGCCGGGGGTGGGGGTGGCCTACAAGCTGGCAGAAGCCCTCTATGGGGCGCTGGGGATCCCGGATGTGGAGCAACATCTGGACTTGGTGGCGGTGGGGATTGTGGCGGATGTGGCGGTGCTGCAGCGGGAGTGTCGCTACTTGGTGCAACGGGGGTTGCCGGTTTTGGCCAATACCCAGCGGTTGGGGTTACGGGCTTTGCTAGAGCAGGAAATGAGCCACGCTCGGCGGGATCTGTCTGCCCAGGATATTGGCTTTCGCATTGCCCCCAAACTGAATGCGATTGGGCGGTTGGAGGATGCCAGCCTGGCGGTAGAGCTGTTGACCACAGGGGATCCCGTGCGGGCTCAGGAGCTGGTTCAGCAATTTGTGGCCACCAACGAGGAGCGCAAACACCTCACTCAGCAGGTCATCCAAGCGGCCAGCCAGCAGGTGGATAGTCTGGACCTAACCCAGGAACGAGCTATCGTTCTGGCGGGATCCGGCTGGAGTCAGGGGGTCGTGGGTATTGCGGCGGGGCGGTTGGTGGAGCAGTATGGCTGCCCGACGGTGTTGATTGCCAAGGATGAAACTGTGGGGCGAGGCTATGGGTCGGGTCGTTCCATCCCAGGGGTGAGTTTGGTGGAGGCAATCGAGGCGGTGCGCCCACTGCTGTTGGGGGGAGGGGGGCACCCCATGGCAGCAGGGATCCAAGTGGAACTGTCTCGGTTACCAGCCTTGCAATGGGCGCTGCGGCAGGAGTTGGCGGCCCGGGTTAGCCCGGATCAACACACCCGTGCTCTGAACATCGAGATTGTCATCGATCTGGCCCTGCTGGAATCCCAAGGTCGGGATGCAGTGGCGGAGTTGGACGACCTATACCAGCAACTGCAACTTCTGCAACCCTTTGGGCACGGCAACCCCCTCCCGATAGTGGCGCTGATGAACTTCCGTCCCAGCCGCTCCAATCCAAAAGCCTCGAAAAATGGCCAGCACCTCAGCTTTCATCTGCAGGGGGCGCTGGGATCCCGTACCCTGTGGTTTTGGCGGGAAGGGGAACAACTGGACAGTTTGGGGCGGCTGCCCGCTCTGGATATTGCCCTACACCTGGAGGCTAGCGACTGGGGCAATCAACCTTGGCAGGGGAAAATCTTGGCGGTGCGCCCCTCCGGTGATTGGCACGTTCCGGTTTTCACCCCCAAAACCCTACAGGTGGAGGATCGGCGACAAAGCGCTTCGCTAGATCTCCTGTCGGTGAGTGCGGCCAGCCGCTACGACGGACGGATCCCGCCTCCGGCCCCAGAACTGCTGCTGGCTCGCTGGCCCTGGTTACCGGCGGACTTGGCGGCGCTGCTGCAACAGGTGCAGCCCCAGAAGCTGATTTTGGCCGCTTCCAGGCATTGCTGGGAGCAGCTCCCCACCCAACTCACCCAGCTGATACAACTGTGGCAAGCCGGACAACAGGATCCCCAGGATTTGTCTGAGGCGACGGGCTTTCCCGCCGAGTGGCTGGCAGACTTGCCCAGTGCTGAGTCAATTGCTCCCCTGCTGATGAGCCGGGTTCAAGAATCCCAAGCCTTCCATCGCTGGTTAGACGAGGCCAGCCCCCAAGACATTCGCCAACTGTGTCAGCGGCTGTTGCGACCGGATCCCCCCCTGGTAACCGTCGAACCCGAGCAGGGATCCCTCTCCCGGTCACCAAGCACAGGGTAAAACGGTCAAAAAACAGAGGAAATACCCCAGAAAACCCCGACTGATGCCTCGAAAAGGGATCCCTTTTGAGTACGCTAGACACAAGCTCCTAACAATGGATTGACTTACATCCCAGCATGGTTCCAGCATGGTTTTGGATCCCGATGGATCAAATCTATTTTTTGGACATCCTTTTTTCTCTGTTTCCGTCAAGTAACTAGAGTCCTTTAGAGTCTTCAGTGATCCCGGTTCGCCTCACCCTACAAGATTTTCTTTGCTATCCTCAAGCGGTTCTGGATTTGAGTGGGATCCACACCGCCTGTATTTGTGGCCCCAATGGCGCGGGAAAATCTGCCCTCCTCGATGCCCTCACCTGGGGCATTTGGGGGCAAAGTCGAGCCAGCAACGACAGCGATTTAATTCGCAAAGGAGCGAGCGAAACCCACGTGGAGGTGATCTACCTCTCCCGGGGACAAACCTATCGCATCTTGCGCAGCCGTCATCTTTCCGGGCAGGGATCCCTGGAGTGGCAAATTCAGACCTTTGAAGGGAACTCCAAAACCCGCTGGCGGACCCTAACCCGGCGTGGCATGCGCGCCACCCAGCAGGCAATTCAAAGTCAACTCAGCCTCGACTACGACACTTTTATCCATTCGGCCTATCTGCGCCAAGGTCAGGCGGA
This genomic window contains:
- a CDS encoding histidine phosphatase family protein, which encodes MSLRLYLLRHGETPYSRSGGFCGALDPDLTPEGEQMAVAFATAYAGIPWQALYVSPMKRTLATLRPLAEKTGLEMQIREGLREIHYGEWEGKTHPEVRDSYTEDYLRWMTEPAWNPPTGGETAVQIANRAMPVVAEIEEKFTDGNVLIVSHKATIRVILCSLLGIDLGRYRDRIEVLAASVSVIKFDRYGPLLEVLGERNYLPESLRERAGT
- a CDS encoding patatin-like phospholipase family protein, encoding MSKKIGLALGSGGARGWAHIGVIRALERAGIPIDYIAGASIGAFVGAIYAAGELDELEEFVRDLNWKMILSLFDVVFPTCGLLDGNKIYDLLTEHLQELCIEEAGIPFCCVATDLITGKEVLLRSGKMADAVRASISIPGIFTPFQHEGCYLGDGGIVNPVPVQVVREMGADIVIAVNLNHVDPADLEPQLEETEVEETFQRRQRLNAAGEVIEEETNFITRIRKRYQSLQEGIQEKISQWIPDEPAGPNIFDVIGTTLNVMEQSITRSILAQYPPDLLLQPKLSQYGIFDFHEADPIIREGYRQMRRAIPELRQKLEG
- a CDS encoding DUF58 domain-containing protein produces the protein MFRFLSQLGLSLTPSSLQSRSKPKFRFPRRFRSTRIGRRFIGITLLVSIAAFNTGNNPLYLLLGMLLSLILISGMICDATLKDLDVSRQLPSRIFAGQPVLVGLTLTNRKRRLPSFSLQVSERIEGLKREDWPSSYILRADAQASVNTFYRHIFPQRGVWQLQGFEIASSFPFELFRKTVEIADPQPVIVFPQPAPVQGLRVLDFLSGGSQLRPQPGQEGDYLSLRQYRPQEDVRSIHWKISAKRDQLIAREFERPRSQAITLCFENRWQPQGETPEAHRNQLERAVERCAGILSYLIQEGHPVALVTLQERTRFGADLAHQDHLLAVLAQLTFVGDPQLKAGTNSEAVFSLTAHDRCLLMAHRIAGGDAIPAHLIPTGSLLQFIPIDTE
- a CDS encoding DegT/DnrJ/EryC1/StrS family aminotransferase; translation: MTDEPIPLLDLTLQYRFLAVEIQPQVEALLASGQYIGGAAVRHFEELFSHFLGGGELETIGCNSGTDALVLALRALGIQPGDEVITSAFSFFASAEAIDLVGARPVFVDVDPYTFNLDPALLEAQISPHTKAVIPVHLFGQAANMTEILTIARRHGLAVIEDCAQAVGACWGGKPVGTWGDVGCFSFFPTKNLGAAGDGGAVVTRSPDLARQIRILKEHGQARQYQHDQIGINSRLDALQAVILSVKLPHLREWNWRRQGIAEVYHRLLQGIPSLILPRVAAGGSSVWHQYTVRVAGADPTDPHRRDSLQQHLKDRGIGSRIYYPIPLHRQPVYQKLGYKPGDLPHAETCAAQVLSLPCFPELTLRQQERVAKAIAEIISEEIRA
- a CDS encoding glycosyltransferase family 9 protein, whose amino-acid sequence is MQVASLQVRGSLAQRILALVPGGIGDQILFFPTLASLRQRYPEAEIEVMVEPRAVSAYEVCPSVNKVLTFPFKEQLSLGDLSDLLGRIRERQYDAVLSLGKGIGAKLLLWLTGIPKRVGYAPPGRPWLTDPVPLKPAQYAADMYHDLLQGFGIFSKAGIPQIRLKKTHLEWAEQERKRLLGDPAKDYVLLHPGASQLSLQKGILKVYPPANWVKVIKGFREKRPELPLVLVLGPEDEKLAEGFLSQLPDLSVSRPAQLGQLAALIAGATLLLCTDSAPMHLAVATQTPLVALFGPTDPTRLLPSEGPFRAVTAPDGVIDSIPAEQILQVIFPA
- the recJ gene encoding single-stranded-DNA-specific exonuclease RecJ, which codes for MQYRWDLLPTPPQFNLELSREYGKYAAKLLALRGLHTREDVQAFLYPEHYTPTPAGSLPDLERAVQRLLRALELGEKIWIWGDFDCDGVTSTTLLLSALQPLGFQVQFTLPLRSGEGHGLNRPRLEQVLAQGCQVLLTVDCGVGNGAEIELAQSQGVDVIVTDHHTLPDPLPAAHAVVNPLRLPVEHPLRFLPGVGVAYKLAEALYGALGIPDVEQHLDLVAVGIVADVAVLQRECRYLVQRGLPVLANTQRLGLRALLEQEMSHARRDLSAQDIGFRIAPKLNAIGRLEDASLAVELLTTGDPVRAQELVQQFVATNEERKHLTQQVIQAASQQVDSLDLTQERAIVLAGSGWSQGVVGIAAGRLVEQYGCPTVLIAKDETVGRGYGSGRSIPGVSLVEAIEAVRPLLLGGGGHPMAAGIQVELSRLPALQWALRQELAARVSPDQHTRALNIEIVIDLALLESQGRDAVAELDDLYQQLQLLQPFGHGNPLPIVALMNFRPSRSNPKASKNGQHLSFHLQGALGSRTLWFWREGEQLDSLGRLPALDIALHLEASDWGNQPWQGKILAVRPSGDWHVPVFTPKTLQVEDRRQSASLDLLSVSAASRYDGRIPPPAPELLLARWPWLPADLAALLQQVQPQKLILAASRHCWEQLPTQLTQLIQLWQAGQQDPQDLSEATGFPAEWLADLPSAESIAPLLMSRVQESQAFHRWLDEASPQDIRQLCQRLLRPDPPLVTVEPEQGSLSRSPSTG